The Oleispira antarctica RB-8 genome contains the following window.
CGACCTTTGGCACGACGTGCAGAAATAATCTGACGACCGCTTTTAGTAGCCATACGAGCACGGAAACCGTGGTTGCGCTTACGCTTCAATACGCTTGGTTGAAAAGTACGTTTCATAGGA
Protein-coding sequences here:
- the Lin1 gene encoding 50S ribosomal protein L34, probable; its protein translation is MKRTFQPSVLKRKRNHGFRARMATKSGRQIISARRAKGRTKLSA